From Thamnophis elegans isolate rThaEle1 chromosome 12, rThaEle1.pri, whole genome shotgun sequence, one genomic window encodes:
- the LOC116515293 gene encoding kelch-like protein 41a, translating into MLRNFLPTEEKGERRFRAPLSSPREERHSSPFFPPPPCSPGLKHLHHRPELCDATLVAGGKRFPCNRALLASISPYFQAVFTSGFKESRDGEVLLEDMDPSVLQNLLGYLYSGELAFSPGSAEELFIAASRLQLSPALTLISRFLMEKISPENCLRLYMLGHDHNHPALLQGALRYLGLHFGLLFEHQDFLQLDLRALTCILSSDHLAVASEMEVFRAAQRWVGAEPSKRLPVLRTLLGCVRFPLLSQEEVAQVQTEAELPGQRLEVRWQDLDGAGRLQVSGGLRRGMYQEKIVCIKVPRLRDILSVSEDMDCYMECLNPTSGSRTKLPALELVALPGCSVLDQRLYISGGKHADGSYSSALHEYNSLADRWAQLPAMSTPRSVHMFLTCKQKLFALSGWNDAGPLASAECFDVAQQLWASIASLPIVLRFSASAAYKNKLYLIGGDADSDDVVYKGLLIYDTHLDTWAQVPLEFSLHGAAAVTVEAGICVIGGFFSRKANQPHPNRRFSQLLPCTSKCFLMQEEGIISREVAIPSLPVPLAFAGATSFQGRIYVIGGVCTSRTHDAIYHWQPGEAAWTQDPENLTAQGMVVRRVLKCVTLKVPIAELRALAQETSAGPVAVGVTEPPLPLEKSDKEHHPPSPDLAPGRPSTGGEL; encoded by the exons ATGCTGAGGAATTTCCTACCAACAGAGGAAAAGGGGGAGCGAAGGTTCAGAGCTCCTCTTTCCTCCCCCAGGGAAGAAAGACattcttctcccttcttccccccacccccctgctcCCCAGGTCTGAAGCATCTGCATCACCGGCCGGAACTCTGCGATGCCACTTTGGTCGCCGGAGGGAAGAGGTTCCCTTGCAACAG GGCCCTCTTGGCCTCCATCAGCCCCTACTTCCAGGCCGTCTTCACAAGCGGCTTCAAGGAGTCCCGGGATGGGGAGGTCCTCCTGGAAGACATGGACCCCTCCGTCCTCCAGAATCTCCTGGGCTACCTCTACTCGGGGGAGCTGGCTTTCAGTCCCGGAAGCGCCGAGGAGCTCTTCATCGCGGCCAGCCGGCTCCAGCTCAGCCCAGCACTGACGCTCATCAGCAG ATTCCTGATGGAGAAGATTTCCCCGGAGAACTGCCTTCGCCTTTACATGCTGGGCCACGACCACAACCACCCCGCCCTGCTGCAGGGGGCGCTGCGCTACCTGGGTCTCCACTTTGGCCTCCTCTTCGAACACCAGGACTTCCTGCAGCTGGATCTGAGGGCCCTGACCTGCATCCTCTCCTCGGACCACCTGGCGGTGGCCTCAGAAATGGAGGTCTTCCGGGCCGCGCAGCGGTGGGTGGGAGCTGAGCCCAGCAAGCGCCTCCCAGTGCTGAGGACGCTGCTCGGGTGCGTTCGCTTCCCGCTCCTGTCCCAGGAGGAGGTTGCCCAGGTGCAGACGGAGGCAGAGCTGCCGGGTCAGCGGCTGGAGGTCCGGTGGCAGGACCTGGACGGAGCAGGGAGGCTGCAGGTGAGCGGGGGGCTCCGCCGGGGCATGTACCAGGAGAAGATCGTCTGCATCAAAGTGCCCCGTTTGAGGGACATCCTCTCGGTCAGCGAAGACATGGACTGCTACATGGAGTGCCTGAATCCGACCAGCGGGTCCAGGACGAAGCTGCCAGCCTTGGAACTGGTGGCCCTCCCCGGCTGCTCCGTGCTGGACCAGAGGCTCTACATCTCCGGAGGGAAACACGCCGATGGCTCCTATTCCTCTGCGCTGCACGAGTACAACTCTCTGGCTGACCGCTGGGCCCAGCTCCCCGCCATGTCAACGCCCCGCTCTGTCCACATGTTCCTAACCTGCAAGCAGAAGCTTTTCGCCCTGAGCGGCTGGAACGATGCCGGCCCCCTGGCCTCGGCCGAGTGCTTTGATGTGGCCCAGCAGCTGTGGGCCTCCATCGCCAGCCTGCCCATCGTCCTGCGCTTCTCCGCCTCCGCGGCGTACAAAAACAAGCTCTACTTAATAGGCGGCGACGCCGACTCCGACGATGTGGTCTACAAGGGCCTCCTCATCTACGACACCCACCTGGATACCTGGGCGCAGGTGCCACTCGAGTTTAGCCTCCACGGGGCAGCCGCAGTCACCGTGGAGGCCGGGATCTGTGTCATCGGGGGCTTCTTCTCCAGGAAGGCCAACCAACCGCACCCCAACCGGAGGTTCAGCCAACTTCTTCCTTGCACCTCGAAATGTTTCCTCATGCAGGAGGAGGGCATCATAAGCAGGGAGGTGGCCATCCCTTCCCTGCCCGTGCCCCTTGCCTTTGCTGGCGCCACTTCcttccaagggaggatttatgtGATTGGCGGTGTCTGCACCTCCAGAACCCACGACGCCATCTACCACTGGCAACCCGGGGAAGCCGCCTGGACCCAGGACCCCGAGAACCTCACCGCCCAAGGAATGGTTGTGCGCAGGGTGCTCAAGTGTGTGACCCTCAAGGTGCCAATAGCCGAGCTGAGGGCCCTCGCGCAAGAGACCTCGGCAGGCCCGGTGGCTGTGGGGGTCACTGAGCCCCCGCTCCCCCTGGAGAAGAGCGACAAGGAGCACCACCCTCCTTCTCCTGACCTGGCACCAGGGAGACCCTCAACTGGTGGGGAGTTGTAG